A window of Perognathus longimembris pacificus isolate PPM17 unplaced genomic scaffold, ASM2315922v1 HiC_scaffold_3899, whole genome shotgun sequence contains these coding sequences:
- the LOC125344689 gene encoding melanoma antigen preferentially expressed in tumors-like isoform X1: MCSLSQAILPLMKVKVDGSSMGAKEPRAPLKVFIDLYLSIGSHDEWLTSLIEKAKQWKGLLHLYCNKLSIFALSVQNMKVLKMVRLYSVQDLELVCNWKLSVLGKLLSLLPYMGKLHRLFLSQTQMSQCSSWEEEEQFVETFSSQLLSLHHLQELHLESISSLEGSLCSLLRCLRSPLKILSLTNCLLLESDLMNLSKCPNTRQLRGLCLNRVILMDISSETLEALLENVSSTLQVLSLEECGIMNLQLTAILPALRHCSQLTTFSFSGNPISINVLLRVVRHTIGLTNLRRVRYPAPLEFYEHVGDGLLATLQAKLMQMLQELGRSDMEWLSGKPCPHREWPFSDLWPMPW, translated from the exons ATGTGCTCACTGTCCCAGGCCATCCTGCCATTGATGAAGGTAAAGGTGGATGGATCCAGTAtgggagcaaaagagcccagggctccTCTGAAGGTGTTCATAGATCTCTACCTCAGTATTGGCAGCCACGATGAATGGCTCACTTCTCTGATTGAAAAGGCCAAGCAGTGGAAAGGTTTACTACACTTATACTGTAACAAGCTGAGTATTTTTGCACTGTCCGTACAAAATATGAAGGTATTGAAAATGGTGAGGCTGTATTCTGTCCAGGATTTGGAACTGGTCTGTAACTGGAAATTATCAGTCCTGGGGAAGCTCCTTTCTCTTCTACCATACATGGGTAAATTGCACAGACTCTTCCTGTCTCAGACACAGATGTCCCAGTGTAGttcttgggaggaggaggagcagtttGTGGAGACGTTCAGCTCTCAGTTGCTCAGTCTACATCACCTCCAGGAGCTTCATTTGGAATCCATCAGCTCTCTTGAAGGCTCCTTGTGCAGTTTGCTCAG GTGCCTGAGGAGCCCCTTGAAGATCCTCTCTCTCACCAATTGTCTGCTTCTAGAATCAGACTTGATGAATTTGTCTAAGTGCCCCAATACAAGACAGCTAAGGGGACTGTGTCTAAATAGGGTTATCCTGATGGACATAAGTTCTGAGACCCTGGAAGCACTGCTAGAGAATGTATCGAGTACCCTCCAGGTCCTGAGCCTAGAGGAATGTGGGATCATGAACCTCCAACTCACTGCCATTCTGCCTGCCCTGAGACACTGTTCCCAGCTCACAACCTTTAGCTTTTCTGGGAACCCCATCTCCATAAATGTGCTGTTGCGAGTCGTTCGCCACACCATTGGACTGACCAACTTAAGGCGTGTGCGGTACCCTGCACCACTGGAATTTTATGAGCATGTTGGAGATGGGTTGCTTGCTACCCTACAAGCCAAGCTGATGCAGATGCTACAAGAGTTGGGGCGGTCAGACATggagtggctcagtggcaaacccTGTCCTCATCGTGAGTGGCCCTTCAGTGACCTGTGGCCCATGCCCTGGTAG
- the LOC125344689 gene encoding melanoma antigen preferentially expressed in tumors-like isoform X2 produces the protein MCSLSQAILPLMKTQMSQCSSWEEEEQFVETFSSQLLSLHHLQELHLESISSLEGSLCSLLRCLRSPLKILSLTNCLLLESDLMNLSKCPNTRQLRGLCLNRVILMDISSETLEALLENVSSTLQVLSLEECGIMNLQLTAILPALRHCSQLTTFSFSGNPISINVLLRVVRHTIGLTNLRRVRYPAPLEFYEHVGDGLLATLQAKLMQMLQELGRSDMEWLSGKPCPHREWPFSDLWPMPW, from the exons ATGTGCTCACTGTCCCAGGCCATCCTGCCATTGATGAAG ACACAGATGTCCCAGTGTAGttcttgggaggaggaggagcagtttGTGGAGACGTTCAGCTCTCAGTTGCTCAGTCTACATCACCTCCAGGAGCTTCATTTGGAATCCATCAGCTCTCTTGAAGGCTCCTTGTGCAGTTTGCTCAG GTGCCTGAGGAGCCCCTTGAAGATCCTCTCTCTCACCAATTGTCTGCTTCTAGAATCAGACTTGATGAATTTGTCTAAGTGCCCCAATACAAGACAGCTAAGGGGACTGTGTCTAAATAGGGTTATCCTGATGGACATAAGTTCTGAGACCCTGGAAGCACTGCTAGAGAATGTATCGAGTACCCTCCAGGTCCTGAGCCTAGAGGAATGTGGGATCATGAACCTCCAACTCACTGCCATTCTGCCTGCCCTGAGACACTGTTCCCAGCTCACAACCTTTAGCTTTTCTGGGAACCCCATCTCCATAAATGTGCTGTTGCGAGTCGTTCGCCACACCATTGGACTGACCAACTTAAGGCGTGTGCGGTACCCTGCACCACTGGAATTTTATGAGCATGTTGGAGATGGGTTGCTTGCTACCCTACAAGCCAAGCTGATGCAGATGCTACAAGAGTTGGGGCGGTCAGACATggagtggctcagtggcaaacccTGTCCTCATCGTGAGTGGCCCTTCAGTGACCTGTGGCCCATGCCCTGGTAG